One genomic region from Streptomyces sp. NBC_00582 encodes:
- the glgX gene encoding glycogen debranching protein GlgX, translated as MQVWPGEAYPLGATYDGAGTNFAVFTEAADRVELCLLHDDGSETAVELRESDAFVRHAYLPGVMPGQRYGFRVHGPYDPARGLRCNSAKLLLDPYAKAVAGAIRWGEEVYGYPFGSPDRRNDLDSAPHTMTSVVVNPYFDWGDDRPPRTEYHRTVIYEAHVKGLTMLHPGLPEELRGTYAGLAHPAVIEHLTALGVTALELMPVHQFVNDHRLVDMDLNNYWGYNTIGFFAPHNAYASWGDRGQQVLEFKSAVRALHEAGIEVILDVVYNHTAEGNHLGPTLSFRGIDNQRYYRLADDPRYYMDTTGTGNSLLMRSPHVLQMIMDSLRYWVTEMHVDGFRFDLAATLARQFHEVDRLSSFFDLVQQDPVVSQVKLIAEPWDVGEGGYQVGNFPPLWTEWNGKYRDTVRDLWRGEQRTLAEFASRLTGSSDLYQDDGRRPLASINFVTCHDGFTLHDLVAYNDKHNEANGEDNRDGESHNRSWNCGAEGDTDDPQVLALRARQMRNFVATLLLSQGVPMISHGDEFGRTQKGNNNAYCQDSELAWVHWPEDGSGLLDFTRALTRLRREHPVFRRRRFFHGRPVEGTHDELSDIAWFTPEGGEMAQRDWERAQASALSVFLNGNAISEPGPRGERISDDSFLLLFNASPKPLEFVVPVDHGRQWQVVVDTAAAEPVAQGAGRKVQAGDRLTLVDRSMTVLQRPA; from the coding sequence ATGCAGGTCTGGCCTGGAGAGGCGTACCCCCTCGGTGCCACGTACGACGGCGCCGGCACGAACTTCGCGGTCTTCACGGAGGCCGCGGACCGAGTAGAGCTGTGTCTGCTGCACGACGACGGCTCGGAGACGGCGGTGGAACTGCGCGAGAGCGACGCGTTCGTCCGGCACGCGTACCTGCCGGGCGTGATGCCCGGACAGCGCTACGGCTTCCGGGTGCACGGTCCGTACGACCCCGCGCGCGGGCTGCGCTGCAACTCGGCGAAGCTGTTGCTGGACCCGTACGCCAAGGCGGTCGCCGGGGCGATCCGCTGGGGCGAGGAGGTGTACGGCTACCCCTTCGGCTCCCCCGACCGGCGCAACGACCTCGACTCCGCGCCGCACACGATGACGTCGGTGGTGGTCAACCCGTACTTCGACTGGGGCGACGACCGGCCGCCGCGCACCGAGTACCACCGCACGGTGATCTACGAGGCCCATGTGAAGGGGCTGACGATGCTCCATCCGGGGCTGCCGGAGGAGCTGCGGGGCACCTACGCGGGTCTCGCGCATCCGGCGGTGATCGAGCATCTGACGGCGCTCGGGGTGACGGCGCTGGAGCTGATGCCGGTGCATCAGTTCGTCAACGACCACCGGCTGGTCGACATGGACCTGAACAACTACTGGGGCTACAACACCATCGGCTTCTTCGCCCCGCACAACGCGTACGCCTCCTGGGGCGACCGGGGCCAGCAGGTGCTGGAGTTCAAGTCGGCGGTGCGGGCACTGCACGAGGCGGGGATCGAGGTGATCCTCGACGTGGTCTACAACCACACGGCCGAGGGCAACCATCTGGGCCCGACGCTGTCCTTCCGGGGCATCGACAACCAGCGGTACTACCGGCTGGCGGACGACCCCCGCTACTACATGGACACCACGGGGACGGGGAACTCGCTGCTGATGCGGTCCCCGCACGTCCTGCAAATGATCATGGACTCGCTGCGGTACTGGGTGACCGAGATGCACGTCGACGGCTTCCGCTTCGACCTCGCGGCGACGCTCGCCCGGCAGTTCCACGAGGTGGACCGGCTGTCGTCGTTCTTCGACCTGGTGCAGCAGGACCCGGTCGTCTCCCAGGTGAAGCTGATCGCGGAGCCCTGGGACGTGGGCGAGGGCGGCTACCAGGTGGGCAACTTCCCGCCGCTGTGGACGGAGTGGAACGGCAAGTACCGGGACACCGTGCGCGACCTGTGGCGGGGCGAGCAGCGCACGCTCGCGGAGTTCGCCTCCCGGCTGACCGGCTCCTCCGACCTCTACCAGGACGACGGCCGCCGACCGCTGGCCTCGATCAACTTCGTGACCTGCCACGACGGGTTCACCCTGCACGACCTGGTCGCCTACAACGACAAGCACAACGAGGCCAACGGGGAGGACAACCGGGACGGCGAGAGTCACAACCGGTCGTGGAACTGCGGGGCGGAGGGCGACACCGACGACCCGCAGGTGCTGGCGCTGCGGGCCCGGCAGATGCGCAACTTCGTCGCCACGCTGCTGCTGTCCCAGGGCGTGCCGATGATCAGCCACGGGGATGAGTTCGGGCGCACCCAGAAGGGCAACAACAACGCCTACTGCCAGGACAGCGAGCTGGCGTGGGTGCACTGGCCCGAGGACGGCAGCGGGCTGCTGGACTTCACGCGGGCGCTCACGCGGCTGCGGCGGGAGCACCCCGTGTTCCGGCGGCGGCGCTTCTTCCACGGGCGGCCCGTGGAGGGCACCCACGACGAGCTGTCGGACATCGCCTGGTTCACCCCGGAGGGCGGGGAGATGGCCCAGCGGGACTGGGAGCGGGCGCAGGCGTCGGCGCTGTCGGTGTTCCTCAACGGCAACGCGATCTCGGAGCCGGGGCCGCGCGGGGAGCGGATCTCCGACGACTCCTTCCTGCTGCTGTTCAACGCCTCGCCGAAGCCGCTGGAGTTCGTGGTGCCGGTCGACCACGGGCGGCAGTGGCAGGTGGTCGTGGACACCGCCGCCGCGGAGCCGGTCGCGCAGGGGGCGGGCCGCAAGGTGCAGGCGGGCGACCGGCTGACCCTGGTGGACCGGAGCATGACGGTGCTGCAGCGGCCCGCCTGA
- a CDS encoding SSI family serine proteinase inhibitor codes for MRHSHPLAPAPLRRALLPAAAALLLAAGAAPAQALSQDPQPGNWLQLSVTRDTAPSDGTRGTLLLCGPPEGHRRAAEACDQLTAVNGDLRALPAARDTVCTLVYAPVTARASGQWNGRPVSYTETFSNACEMQARTGAVFALDDADAAAAPGA; via the coding sequence ATGAGACACTCGCACCCCCTCGCCCCGGCACCCCTGCGCCGCGCCCTGCTGCCGGCCGCGGCCGCCCTCCTCCTCGCCGCGGGCGCCGCACCGGCCCAGGCGCTCTCCCAGGACCCCCAGCCCGGCAACTGGCTCCAGCTCTCCGTCACCCGGGACACCGCCCCCTCCGACGGCACCCGCGGCACCCTGCTGCTGTGCGGCCCGCCCGAGGGCCACCGCCGCGCCGCCGAGGCCTGCGACCAGCTCACCGCGGTCAACGGCGACCTGCGCGCCCTCCCCGCCGCCCGGGACACCGTCTGCACCCTCGTCTACGCCCCGGTGACGGCCCGCGCGAGCGGCCAGTGGAACGGCCGTCCCGTCTCGTACACCGAGACCTTCTCGAACGCCTGCGAGATGCAGGCCCGGACGGGCGCCGTGTTCGCCCTGGACGACGCGGACGCGGCGGCCGCACCCGGGGCCTGA
- a CDS encoding copper amine oxidase codes for MRVTRMSRTQKGAAFGLSLAALAAGATAGAGPAVAQPKAAPAAAAADCSAAYRIEQKLSTGTTWRMCWRYEAKSGLVLEKVTYQPPGETKPIRVLTSAKIAQIHVPYDDGKNEYNDVTDFNFGSGLVNLTPAECPGGTIKTIKVPETAPSASNVKGMCTTTRSRGHAYRMQADNNKVYQAQGKDLLIYTVNKVGWYEYMTEWRFSDDGTVNMNVGATGSLSPFDYDAGDGRGWPIGSGAQAKATSHSHNVFWRLDFGLDGSSANKIEQYDSTVSAPASGQQGPTNKTTRTPVTKELAGDAKNMRWWRVVSNIGKNKDGHARSYELVPGATTKYSGRSFTKHDVYFTEYNKCEMYASNNPLNCGTGHPKAVDGWVNGQTLKHPVAWVNVGFHHIARDEDQQPMPVHWQGFSIAPRDVTAMNPLTPSALRGENGIPRDGS; via the coding sequence ATGCGCGTCACCAGAATGAGCCGTACCCAGAAGGGGGCGGCCTTCGGCCTGTCCCTGGCCGCGCTGGCCGCAGGCGCGACCGCCGGGGCCGGTCCCGCCGTCGCCCAGCCGAAGGCCGCCCCCGCGGCGGCCGCCGCAGACTGCAGCGCCGCCTACCGCATCGAACAGAAGCTCTCCACCGGCACCACCTGGCGCATGTGCTGGCGCTACGAGGCCAAGTCCGGGCTCGTCCTGGAGAAGGTCACCTACCAGCCGCCCGGCGAGACCAAGCCGATCCGCGTCCTGACCAGCGCCAAGATCGCCCAGATCCATGTGCCCTACGACGACGGCAAGAACGAGTACAACGACGTCACCGACTTCAACTTCGGCTCCGGCCTGGTCAATCTGACCCCCGCCGAGTGCCCCGGCGGCACCATCAAGACCATCAAGGTCCCGGAGACCGCCCCGTCCGCCTCGAACGTCAAGGGCATGTGCACCACGACCCGTTCGCGCGGCCACGCCTACCGCATGCAGGCCGACAACAACAAGGTCTACCAGGCCCAGGGCAAGGACCTGCTGATCTACACGGTCAACAAGGTCGGCTGGTACGAGTACATGACCGAGTGGCGCTTCTCCGACGACGGCACGGTCAACATGAACGTCGGCGCCACCGGCAGCCTGTCGCCCTTCGACTACGACGCCGGTGACGGCCGCGGCTGGCCCATAGGCAGCGGCGCCCAGGCCAAGGCCACCAGCCACAGCCACAACGTCTTCTGGCGGCTGGACTTCGGCCTCGACGGCTCCTCCGCCAACAAGATCGAGCAGTACGACTCGACGGTCAGCGCGCCCGCGAGCGGCCAGCAGGGCCCGACCAACAAGACCACCCGCACCCCCGTCACCAAGGAACTCGCGGGCGACGCCAAGAACATGCGCTGGTGGCGCGTGGTCAGCAACATCGGCAAGAACAAGGACGGGCACGCCCGCAGCTACGAACTCGTCCCCGGCGCCACCACCAAGTACTCCGGACGCAGCTTCACCAAGCACGACGTCTACTTCACCGAGTACAACAAGTGCGAGATGTACGCGAGCAACAACCCCCTCAACTGCGGTACGGGACACCCGAAGGCCGTCGACGGGTGGGTGAACGGGCAGACCCTCAAGCACCCCGTGGCCTGGGTGAACGTGGGCTTCCACCACATCGCCCGTGACGAGGACCAGCAGCCCATGCCGGTCCACTGGCAGGGCTTCTCCATCGCCCCCCGGGACGTCACGGCCATGAATCCGCTCACACCCTCCGCGCTCCGGGGCGAGAACGGCATCCCGCGCGACGGCAGTTGA
- a CDS encoding M14 family zinc carboxypeptidase, whose translation MDELAARAAALVARRPRDARLRRVGVSRAGTPLWLLSVGRGARQALVVAGPHANEPVGGATVLRLAERALADPRLTEGADATWNLLLCLDPDGLRRNEGWLTGPYTLGRYFRHFFRPGFLEQPEWLPDGAAAAALPETRALLRLQDELKPFFQCSLHGVDVGGGFVELTRDLPGLDRRVAHAAARLGIPRELGPYDTLYWPGLGPAVYRIPPPRPRDLAAAITEAAVESTWYHPHRHGTVTAVVEAPMWGVAAVADGSPPADRDAALRAVSGALRHDTRVLRDILARVRPRLAGTPETDRLLAPVDDYLLVCPGLADAWDPDTPDPGRPLPPLSTAHLTALRIAGRRIAVRTAGLLHQLVTGADGDPAGVLPELDALIDRCCEAYRDDCQARWIPVARQVEYQARVVLAAFELAGRPRRPTRSGEPDWGTQAAVPMHRE comes from the coding sequence GTGGACGAGCTCGCGGCCCGCGCCGCCGCGCTCGTCGCCCGCCGTCCCCGCGACGCCCGGCTCCGCCGGGTGGGGGTCTCCCGCGCGGGCACCCCGCTGTGGCTGCTCTCCGTCGGCCGGGGCGCCCGCCAGGCCCTCGTCGTCGCCGGACCCCACGCCAACGAACCCGTCGGCGGCGCCACCGTCCTGCGGCTGGCCGAACGCGCCCTCGCCGACCCCCGGCTCACCGAGGGCGCCGACGCCACCTGGAACCTGCTGCTCTGCCTCGACCCCGACGGCCTGCGCCGCAACGAGGGCTGGCTGACCGGCCCCTACACCCTCGGCCGGTACTTCCGGCACTTCTTCCGCCCCGGCTTCCTCGAACAGCCCGAGTGGCTGCCCGACGGGGCGGCCGCCGCCGCACTCCCGGAGACCCGGGCGCTGCTCCGCCTCCAGGACGAACTGAAACCTTTCTTCCAGTGCTCGCTGCACGGCGTCGACGTCGGCGGCGGCTTCGTCGAACTCACCCGGGACCTGCCCGGCCTCGACCGGCGCGTGGCCCACGCCGCCGCCCGGCTCGGCATCCCGCGCGAACTCGGCCCCTACGACACCCTGTACTGGCCCGGCCTGGGACCCGCCGTCTACCGGATCCCGCCGCCGCGCCCGCGGGATCTGGCCGCCGCCATCACCGAGGCCGCCGTCGAGTCGACCTGGTACCACCCGCATCGCCACGGCACGGTCACCGCGGTCGTCGAGGCGCCCATGTGGGGTGTGGCCGCCGTGGCGGACGGCTCCCCGCCCGCCGACCGGGACGCGGCGCTGCGGGCCGTGAGCGGCGCCCTGCGCCACGACACCCGTGTGCTGCGGGACATCCTCGCCCGCGTGCGGCCCCGGCTCGCCGGGACCCCCGAGACGGACCGGCTGCTCGCGCCCGTCGACGACTACCTGCTGGTCTGCCCCGGACTCGCCGACGCCTGGGACCCCGACACCCCCGACCCCGGACGCCCCCTTCCCCCGCTCAGCACCGCCCATCTGACCGCCCTGCGCATCGCCGGCCGGCGCATCGCCGTCCGCACGGCGGGCCTGCTGCACCAGCTCGTCACCGGCGCCGACGGCGACCCGGCCGGGGTGCTGCCCGAGCTGGACGCGCTGATCGACCGGTGCTGCGAGGCCTACCGGGACGACTGCCAGGCCCGCTGGATCCCCGTCGCACGCCAGGTGGAGTACCAGGCCCGGGTGGTGCTCGCCGCGTTCGAACTGGCCGGTCGGCCCCGCCGGCCCACGCGTTCGGGTGAGCCGGACTGGGGAACCCAGGCCGCCGTGCCGATGCACCGGGAATGA
- a CDS encoding FHA domain-containing protein produces MTSSFEVNPYPARLSDAERDRALKVLRDGVAMGRLSHDTFIRRMELALAARRSDELAALTADLPKESRFSRVVFGSVEAVSGFTVRLRRAWQAERLPKLLLPHPGTEHALRIGRDPVNGLRLTHESVSRVHAELTRQGGMWVLRDLGSTNGTTVNGRRVIGAAVVREGDQVSFGKVVFRLSAT; encoded by the coding sequence GTGACGTCGTCTTTCGAGGTGAACCCGTACCCCGCGCGGTTGTCCGACGCGGAGCGCGACAGGGCGCTGAAGGTGCTGCGTGACGGCGTCGCCATGGGCCGCCTGTCGCACGACACGTTCATCCGGCGGATGGAACTCGCGCTCGCCGCCCGCCGCTCCGACGAACTGGCGGCGCTCACCGCGGACCTGCCCAAGGAGAGCCGCTTCTCACGCGTCGTGTTCGGCTCCGTCGAGGCCGTCTCCGGGTTCACCGTTCGGCTGCGCCGGGCCTGGCAGGCCGAGCGGCTGCCCAAGCTGCTGCTGCCGCACCCCGGCACCGAACACGCCCTGCGCATCGGCCGCGACCCCGTCAACGGGCTGCGGCTGACCCACGAGAGCGTCTCGCGGGTGCACGCCGAACTCACCCGCCAGGGCGGCATGTGGGTGCTGCGCGACCTCGGCTCCACCAACGGCACCACCGTCAACGGCCGCCGGGTCATCGGCGCGGCCGTCGTCCGCGAGGGCGACCAGGTGTCCTTCGGGAAGGTCGTGTTCCGCCTCAGCGCGACCTGA
- a CDS encoding M14 family zinc carboxypeptidase has product MSLLPVLRYPTVPELTSRARALTVRHAGLCALRQVGLSRAGRPLHLLSVGRARRAVLVVAGAHANEPTGGPTLLSLAERVLHERELRSGTSWHFLLCADPDGASLHVTPAPRSLLEYHLGFFRPAGPEQPEWSPAVLPPDRLPPETRVLTRVIDELRPYLQVTLHGTDLGGSWVQLTRDIPGLAEPFAKSAARLHIPVETGASDAAGWPASGPGVRVMPDADAGAAYPSMPDDARHSTWYHAHRYGGLTAVVEVPMWASDLVDDSAPHPAPAAAIRRLAERLLRDAREVERVLAEALPRLEGVDGPLLRAARWGLELVPGLAADWTHTPPADTTRAYVGSVDAFARRLPLRAAAMLWRVLQESEDHAAPRLEQLVETWSDAFAVRFGARWVPLEHQVEHQSRTVVAAALHAREGAA; this is encoded by the coding sequence GTGAGTCTCCTGCCGGTGCTGCGCTACCCCACGGTGCCCGAACTGACGTCTCGTGCCCGTGCTCTGACGGTACGTCATGCCGGTCTGTGCGCCCTGCGGCAGGTGGGACTGTCCCGCGCGGGCCGTCCGCTGCATCTGCTGTCCGTGGGGCGGGCGCGGCGGGCCGTGCTGGTCGTCGCGGGCGCCCACGCCAACGAGCCCACCGGCGGCCCCACCCTGCTGTCCCTGGCCGAACGGGTGCTCCACGAGCGGGAGTTGCGCAGCGGCACCTCCTGGCACTTCCTGCTGTGCGCCGACCCGGACGGGGCGAGTCTGCACGTCACCCCCGCGCCGCGCAGTCTGCTGGAGTACCACCTGGGGTTCTTCCGGCCCGCGGGTCCCGAGCAGCCGGAGTGGTCGCCCGCCGTGCTGCCGCCCGACCGGCTGCCGCCCGAGACCCGCGTGCTGACCCGGGTCATCGACGAGCTTCGGCCCTACCTCCAGGTGACCCTGCACGGCACGGATCTGGGCGGCAGCTGGGTGCAGCTCACCAGGGACATCCCGGGGCTCGCCGAGCCGTTCGCGAAGTCCGCGGCGCGGTTGCACATCCCCGTCGAGACGGGCGCCTCGGACGCCGCGGGCTGGCCGGCCTCGGGGCCGGGGGTGCGGGTGATGCCGGACGCCGACGCGGGCGCGGCGTATCCGAGCATGCCGGACGACGCACGGCACAGCACCTGGTACCACGCGCATCGCTACGGCGGTCTGACGGCGGTGGTGGAGGTGCCGATGTGGGCGAGCGACCTGGTGGACGACTCCGCCCCGCATCCGGCGCCGGCCGCGGCGATCCGGCGCCTCGCGGAACGGCTGCTGCGGGACGCGCGGGAGGTGGAGCGGGTGCTCGCCGAGGCGCTGCCGCGTCTGGAGGGCGTGGACGGGCCGCTGCTGCGGGCGGCGCGGTGGGGGCTGGAGCTGGTGCCGGGCCTGGCCGCGGACTGGACCCACACCCCGCCGGCCGACACGACGAGGGCGTACGTGGGCAGCGTGGACGCCTTCGCCCGGCGGCTGCCGCTGAGGGCGGCGGCGATGCTGTGGCGGGTGCTGCAGGAGAGCGAGGACCACGCCGCCCCGCGGCTGGAACAGCTCGTCGAGACGTGGAGCGACGCGTTCGCCGTGCGCTTCGGCGCCCGCTGGGTGCCGCTGGAACACCAGGTCGAGCACCAGAGCCGCACGGTCGTCGCAGCGGCCCTGCACGCCCGCGAGGGGGCGGCGTGA
- the treY gene encoding malto-oligosyltrehalose synthase gives MTSARPAPVTPTATYRLQLQPAFPFAAAAAAVPYLASLGVSHLHLSPVLEAVPGSLHGYDVVDHARVREELGGEEGLRALAGTAREHGLGLVVDIVPNHMAIAPRHNRALWEVLREGPESPYARWFDIDWEAQGGQLLVPLLGGPVGEELERLRVDGGVLRYYDHVLPLREGTAGLPLPELLDAQWYRPVWWRLARTELNYRRFFSISELIGVRVEDPEVFEATHGTILRLLHEGVLDGLRIDHPDGLADPDGYLERLHEATGGRWTVVEKILADEERLPDSWPVAGTTGYDALRRVDGLFTDPAGARELLGLYRRFAAPQTDRGGDWAATARRAAYAVLSHELAAELDRLTRLASRICASAPDPALRDRAPWALRTALVELLVRMEVYRPYVSGDAAAVVTAEAAEEARQAFTVPQEAGAVDVVRALVLGGEGPPRAEFRARFAQTASALRAKAVEDTAFYRYVPLLAANEVGGEPGRPGVAPEEFHAYCARVQRDWPATGTVVSTHDTKRSADVRAALAVLSECPERWAEVLERVTRAEAEVPDGQLAWAAWQTVFGLGPAAPERVGEALLKHAREAGLYTSWTEQEPPYEEAVAAFVAAGPCGAPGERVAELRRALEPHVRANVLGAALVHLTMPGVPDVYQGTEDEYRALVDPDNRRPVRFPPGDPGPKAALTRAALLLRRRRPELFGAAAAYEPLTAEGPAAEHCLAFARSGGTVTAVTRLSLRLARAGGWRETRLPLPQGRWADVLTPGRWFEGHARVAELFAELPVALLERAR, from the coding sequence ATGACGTCTGCCCGCCCCGCCCCTGTCACGCCCACGGCCACCTACCGGCTCCAGCTCCAGCCCGCGTTCCCGTTCGCGGCCGCGGCGGCGGCCGTGCCGTATCTGGCCTCGCTCGGTGTGTCGCATCTGCATCTGTCGCCGGTCCTGGAGGCCGTGCCGGGCTCGCTCCACGGCTACGACGTGGTGGACCACGCGCGCGTGCGCGAGGAACTGGGCGGCGAGGAGGGGCTGCGGGCGCTGGCGGGCACCGCGCGCGAGCACGGGCTCGGGCTGGTCGTGGACATCGTGCCGAACCACATGGCGATAGCGCCGCGCCACAACCGCGCCCTGTGGGAGGTGCTGCGGGAGGGTCCCGAGTCGCCGTACGCGCGCTGGTTCGACATCGACTGGGAGGCGCAGGGCGGACAGCTCCTCGTCCCGCTGCTCGGCGGGCCGGTCGGCGAGGAGCTGGAGCGGCTGCGGGTCGACGGCGGGGTGCTGCGCTACTACGACCACGTCCTGCCGTTGCGGGAGGGGACCGCGGGGCTGCCGCTGCCCGAGCTCCTGGACGCCCAGTGGTACCGGCCGGTGTGGTGGCGGCTGGCCCGTACCGAGCTGAACTACCGGCGGTTCTTCAGCATCTCGGAGCTGATCGGGGTGCGGGTGGAGGACCCGGAGGTCTTCGAGGCCACCCACGGCACGATCCTGCGGCTGCTGCACGAGGGCGTGCTGGACGGGCTGCGGATCGATCACCCGGACGGCCTCGCCGACCCCGACGGCTATCTGGAGCGGCTGCACGAGGCCACCGGCGGCCGCTGGACCGTCGTGGAGAAGATCCTCGCGGACGAGGAGCGGCTGCCGGACTCCTGGCCCGTCGCCGGCACCACCGGCTACGACGCCCTGCGCCGCGTCGACGGCCTCTTCACCGATCCCGCGGGGGCCCGGGAGCTGCTGGGGCTGTACCGGCGCTTCGCGGCCCCGCAGACCGACCGCGGCGGCGACTGGGCGGCGACCGCGCGGCGGGCGGCGTACGCGGTGCTGTCGCACGAGCTGGCGGCCGAGCTGGACCGGCTGACCCGGCTGGCGTCCCGGATCTGCGCGAGCGCCCCGGATCCCGCGCTGCGCGACCGGGCGCCCTGGGCGCTGCGCACGGCGCTGGTGGAGCTGCTGGTCCGGATGGAGGTCTACCGGCCGTACGTCTCGGGCGACGCGGCGGCCGTGGTCACCGCCGAGGCGGCCGAGGAGGCCCGGCAGGCGTTCACGGTGCCCCAGGAGGCGGGCGCCGTCGACGTGGTGCGGGCGCTGGTGCTCGGCGGCGAGGGGCCGCCGCGCGCGGAGTTCCGGGCCCGGTTCGCGCAGACGGCGTCCGCGCTGCGCGCCAAGGCCGTGGAGGACACGGCGTTCTACCGGTACGTCCCGCTGCTCGCGGCGAACGAGGTGGGCGGTGAGCCGGGCCGCCCCGGGGTGGCCCCGGAGGAGTTCCACGCGTACTGCGCGCGCGTGCAGCGCGACTGGCCGGCGACCGGGACGGTCGTGTCGACGCACGACACCAAGCGCAGCGCCGACGTACGGGCCGCGCTGGCCGTGCTCAGCGAGTGCCCGGAGCGCTGGGCGGAGGTCCTGGAGCGGGTCACGCGCGCGGAGGCGGAGGTGCCGGACGGTCAGCTCGCGTGGGCGGCCTGGCAGACGGTGTTCGGGCTCGGCCCGGCGGCCCCGGAGCGGGTGGGCGAGGCGCTGCTCAAGCACGCGCGCGAGGCGGGCCTGTACACGAGCTGGACCGAGCAGGAGCCGCCGTACGAGGAGGCGGTGGCCGCGTTCGTCGCGGCGGGCCCGTGCGGGGCGCCCGGCGAGCGCGTGGCGGAGCTGCGCCGTGCGCTGGAGCCGCACGTCCGGGCCAATGTGCTCGGCGCGGCCCTGGTGCATCTGACGATGCCGGGGGTGCCGGACGTCTACCAGGGCACGGAGGACGAGTACCGCGCCCTGGTGGACCCGGACAACCGTCGCCCCGTACGGTTCCCGCCCGGCGATCCGGGCCCCAAGGCGGCGCTGACCCGGGCCGCGCTGCTGCTGCGCCGGCGCCGGCCCGAGCTCTTCGGGGCCGCGGCGGCCTACGAGCCGTTGACGGCCGAGGGCCCGGCCGCGGAGCACTGCCTGGCGTTCGCGCGCTCGGGCGGGACCGTCACGGCGGTGACCCGGCTGTCGCTGCGGCTGGCGCGGGCGGGCGGCTGGCGGGAGACCCGGCTTCCGCTGCCGCAGGGGCGGTGGGCCGACGTCCTGACGCCGGGGCGGTGGTTCGAGGGGCACGCGCGCGTGGCGGAACTCTTCGCGGAGCTGCCGGTGGCGCTGCTGGAGCGCGCGCGGTGA
- a CDS encoding Tat pathway signal sequence domain protein, producing the protein MRTTVRRHLGKVVAGTAIAVASTAVMIGITLPGTAGADDKGGSGTGQSAGRAAAAGEGGSVPAGVVEAAPDEGEKGKGSDPLTDDEMKRAEQLALSRQAFNAAQNVEGERGPQRLGVELAAPDADELDDPDAPRRADVTFYDYKTDTVVTKTVNLDTGKVENTGTQRGVQPPLSPDEQSEAARVLIADPLGAGLKADYKDATGKELTSPDQLELSSMIYHSVPGAQPAALDKCGEHRCVRLLPKVKNGPWIDARAFVIDLSAANVVRLNG; encoded by the coding sequence GTGCGCACGACAGTGCGTCGCCACCTGGGCAAGGTGGTGGCGGGTACGGCCATCGCGGTGGCCTCGACGGCCGTGATGATCGGGATCACCCTGCCGGGCACGGCGGGGGCGGACGACAAGGGAGGCAGCGGCACCGGACAGAGCGCCGGGCGGGCGGCGGCCGCCGGGGAGGGCGGCTCGGTGCCCGCAGGCGTCGTCGAGGCCGCGCCCGACGAGGGCGAGAAGGGCAAGGGCAGCGACCCGCTCACCGACGACGAGATGAAGCGCGCCGAGCAGCTCGCGCTCAGCCGGCAGGCCTTCAACGCCGCGCAGAACGTCGAGGGCGAGCGCGGCCCGCAGCGCCTCGGGGTGGAGCTCGCCGCGCCCGACGCCGACGAACTCGACGACCCGGACGCGCCCCGGCGCGCCGACGTGACGTTCTACGACTACAAGACCGACACGGTCGTCACCAAGACCGTCAACCTCGACACCGGCAAGGTGGAGAACACCGGCACCCAGCGCGGTGTCCAGCCGCCGCTCAGCCCCGACGAGCAGAGCGAGGCGGCCCGGGTGCTCATCGCCGACCCGCTCGGCGCCGGCCTGAAGGCCGACTACAAGGACGCCACCGGCAAGGAGCTCACCTCCCCGGACCAGCTGGAGCTCTCCAGCATGATCTACCACTCGGTGCCCGGCGCCCAGCCGGCCGCACTCGACAAGTGCGGCGAGCACCGCTGCGTACGGCTGCTGCCGAAGGTGAAGAACGGTCCCTGGATCGACGCCCGGGCCTTCGTGATCGACCTCAGCGCCGCCAACGTCGTCCGGCTCAACGGCTGA